The Nicotiana sylvestris chromosome 6, ASM39365v2, whole genome shotgun sequence genomic sequence tcttgtgcagatcgAGGTGCCGGTTCCAGTGGAGCGTAGAAGAGTTTTTTCCCTAATCGGCATGTTgaggagacttgaggtagagctGCTGGTATTTGCAgtccctgaagtccccttctatttTGTCTTTACTGTTTACTTTTGTTTCAAACAGTTTTATTTCATTCacactttatttgtagtactctagtTGCTTATGTATTTGTGACTCTAGATTTCTGGGATATGTTTAGACCGTGTTATGTTTGTATTTTGTTACATCTATTTCAGATTATTGCAATTTTGTGTTATTAACGTTCTGCTTTTAAATTGCTAAAAATGGTTAATTAATTAGCTAATGTTacttgcctagcaagtggatgttaggcgtcatcacggcctCATGATTGGGATTTTGtgtcatgataagttggtatcaaagcactagcttgactaggtctcacgagtcatgagcaagcttagtagagtctggaggatcagTACAGAGATGTATGTACTTATCTTTTAGAGGCTATAGAGctttaggaaattccacttctttctttctctatcgTGCTTGTTTGGTCACTATCAAGATCTATAAGACTAGAGTAGACCTTCTACTTCTTGATAAGGTGGATTTTGACGTGATCTTAGGCATGGATttgttgtcaccttatcatgctattttggactatcacTCTAAGACTGTAACATTAGTCATGTCAGGGTTTCCTCGATTAGAGTAAAGAAGGACTCCTAGCCATTCTACTAGTAGgattatttcttatgtgaatgcttggcgtatggttgagaaggggtgacTGGCATATTTGGCCTATATATGTGATTCTAGTGCATAGGTTCCTTCCATAGATTCAGCACTACTTGTGTGCGAGTTTCCAAAGGTTCCTATAGATTTGTCAGGGATACCACCCAACAGAGATATCAACTTTTGTATTGACTTGGTTCCGGGCACTCAGCTATTTCTACCTCACCATACCGTATAGCCCCaattgagttgaaagaattgaaggagcagttgtaggATTTGCTTGATAAGAGATTTATTAGACCGAATGTCTCACCTTGGGGTACAacaatgttgtttgttaagaaaacgTATGGGACGATGAAGATGTGTATAGACTATCAGTAGTTGAaaaaagtcactatcaagaacaagtatccggtgccgaggattgatgacttattcgaTCAGGTTCAGGGTGCCAatgtgttttccaagattgatttgagatctagctaATAGTTGAAGATGAGGGCATCAAATGTCCATATgacagcttttcggactcggtatggtcactatAAATTCTTAGTGATATCATTTGGTTTGATTAATGCCCCGacagcctttatggatttgatgaacagggtgttcaagacctatttggattcttttgtgatcgtcttcattgatgatgtTTTGGTTTACTCCCGTAGTCGAGAGGAGCATAAGCAACATCTGCGGATTGTACTTTACACTTTGAGGGATCGTTAGTTATATGCCAaatttcaaagtgtgagttctggttagaaTCAATTGCCTTTTGGGACATGTTTTATCTTTCGAGGGCATTaaggtagatcctaagaagattgaggcagttcagcaCTGACCTAGACCTACTTCAACTGTAGTGATTCAgagcttcttgggtttggcgggttattatcgccgattcgtagaggggttttcatctatctcaCCCCCATTGATTAAATTGACCTAGAAGGTTTCTCTTTTCAGATAGTCCGATGAGTGTGagttgagctttcagaagcttaggACCGCATTGACTATAACCCCAATATTGGTGTTGCCTACATGTTTGAGATCTTACACCATGTATTGTGATGAACCGCGTATTGGGCTTGGCGCAATGTTGATGctggatggtagggtgattgcctatgcatcttggcaattgaagattcatgagaagaattacggCATCTATACGGCACTATCTATACGgaatagttcatgcattgaagatttagaggcattatctaTACGGCATTCTATGTAAGGTCTATACCAACCATCGAAGCCTCCAGTGCCTATTGAAGCAGAAATATCTTAGTTTGCAGAAGCAGGGATGACTATAGTTGTTGagagactatgatatcaccatattacaTCATCCGAGGAAAGCCAATGTAGTGGCtaatgcattgagtaggaaggctGAGAGCACGAGTAGTTTGACAAATTTACCAGTAGTAGAGAGGCCACTAGCTAtagatgttcaagccttggccaatcaatttgtgagattggatgtttTGGAGCTTATCTGGGTTCTTGCTTTTGTGGTGGCACGATCATCGTTGTTGGACTGTATCAAGGCTCaccagtttgatgaccctcacgTGTTGGTGTTGAAGGATACGGTGCAGCggggtagtgccaaggaggttatGATTGACCATGATGGTGTTATACGACTTCAAATCCAGATATGTGTTCCAAATGTTGATGAGTTGAGAGAGTTGATTCTTAAGGAGACATATGGTTCACATTATTCCATTCATCAGGTGTATCGAAGATGTACCATGACTTGAAACAATATTATTGGTGGTGAAGGATGAAAAAATACATCGTTGCGTATGTatctcggtgtttgaattatcaaCAGGTAAAGCATAAACGTTAGAAACCGGGAGGATTGACTCAGATATTGGAGATACCGAAGTGGTagtgggagcgcatcactatggattttgttgtagGCTTACCACGGACATTGAGAAAATATAACGCAGTCTGGGTTATTGTGTACCAGTTAACTAAGTCCGTACACTTCATTTTGGTGGAAGCTTCCTATTCCTCAGAGTGGTTGGCTCATATTTACATTATCCTCCTACACAGCATGCCCATTTCCATCATTTTTTGACCGAGGCACGCAGTTCACATCATATTTTTAGAGAGTCGTGCAGTATGAGTTGGGCACGTGGGTCGATCTGAGTACTgtgtttcatcctcaaacggatggACAACCCAAGAGCATTATTTAGATCTAGTAGGACATGTTATGTGCTTGTGTTATCGActtcggaggttcatgggatcagttcttacctctagcagagttcgcctacaataataTTTATCATtagagcatccagatggctccatatgaggccttatatgggaggcgatgtcGTTCGCCGATTGGTTGGTTCAAGCCCGGAAAGACTAGATTGTTGGGCACTAATTTGGTTCATGATGCTAtagaaaaggttaaggtgattcaagaatgacttcgtacaactcaatccagacagaagagttatgcggaccggaaggttcgagatgtatcttATATGATGGGTGAGAAGGTTCTTctccgagtgtcacctatgaagggcgtgatgtgGTACGGGAGGAAGagaaagttgagcccaaggtttaatGGCCCGTTTAAAATTTTGGAGAGAGTTGGGGAAGTTTCTTACAAGCTTGCATTGCCTCCTAGCCTAGTAGGCATACATTCGGTTTTCCACGTTTTGATGTAAATCAGGAAGCTATATTAGCCTTTTGTTATTTAGCGAGCCAAAAACATGATCTTATATGCTTACGAATAGGTGTGTGGGCGTATCTTCAAGTTCAAAAAGCTCAAGATTAATTTCAAGAATCCAAGATTCTTTCCTTCTTAGAATAggatttattttattccttttagaaTAAGGATTTTCCTTTTAGTAGGATTTTAGTTTCTTTTCCTTGTAGAATAGGGATTTTACTTTCTTTGtctttagttattttatttccttattagAATAGGAATTGTAGTCATCAAAGAAGAGACTCTAGGCCTATATAAAGGGTTCTCTTACTTTGTAGAAAGAAGTCACATTTTTTAGGTTTGTCTACACGAGATATACATCACATGGCAAGGTGTGTTCAATGATTATCGACGGTGGAAGTTGCACTAATGCTATTTCAAAAGAGATGGTGACTAAATTGGGTTTCAAGACTGAGGTACACCCCAAACCTTACAACGTCGAGTTTGTTGTAATATGATGGAGGTATAAAAGTCACTAAAAGATGCTTGGTCTCTTTTTCTATTAGTAAGATCTATAAAGACCAAATTTGGTGTGATGCGCTAAAGATGGATGCTTTTCATTTATTACTTGGAAGACCATGGCAATATGATAAGCGTGACTTTCATGATAGATACCGAAACACCTATTCATTCATAATTGATGGACGTAAGATCATTTTGACGCCATTGCACCCAAAAGAACTTTCAAAGAAGGAAGTGTACTTGATACGCCAATGACCAGATCACAGATTAATGGCCATATCAATAAAGGAGAGTCATTATACATAGAAGTAGCCATGGAAGACTCACAAGATGAGGAGCATGAGTCAGATACACGAGCCAAGAAGTTACTTACTAAGTTTGATGATGTGATATGTGAAGATGTTCCATTAGAACTTCCACCAATGCGCGATATTCAACATTAAATTGACCTTATACCCAGAGCATGAGGGTGGATTAGCTAGTTATTTTTGCCATTCTAAAACGTTGAAGATGATTCAAGTAAACTTCTACTGGCCTAAATTGAACAAAGATGTGTTGAGGCTGATTGAGCATTTGAAATATGTAGAAAAGCAAAAATGCATGGGAGCAATAAGGGATTATATGAGCCTTTTCCAATTCCTACAACACCATGGGAACATATTGGCATGGACTTTATGCTTGGATTTGCAAGGACTCAAGGAGGTAAAGATGCTATCTTCGTTGTTGATAGATTCTCTAAGATGGCAGATTTATCCCATGTAATAAGACAAGTGATGCAACTCATGTGTCTATTTTGTTCTTTAACTATATTTCAAGAGACACAACATTCCAAGAAGCATTGTTTCTAATCACGACACTAAGTTTCTCGGTCATTTTTAGCGTACTTTATGGGCTAAGCTTGGTACAGAGTTGAAGTATAGCTCACTTATCACCCTCAAATAGATGGACAAACAGAGGTAGTCAATCAAAGTTTAGGTGCATTGCTAAGAAGTTTGATCAAGAAGAACATAATAGAATGGGAATCCTTGGTGCTACATGTTGAGTTTGCTTTCAACAAGTATGTGAATCGAACAACTAGAAAAACTCCTTTTGAAGTAGTTTATGGCAAGAATCCTCTTGGTCCATTAGACTTGTCTCCTCTTCTTAAAATCCATAGTTTTAGTGGAGATGTTGATGAGAGGTTTAAGCAATTGAAAAAGTTGCATGAGAAAGTAGTACAAGAGATTGAGAAACAAACAAAGGCATATAAAAACAAGTTGATAAGAAGAGAAAACAACAATTCTTTAACGTGGGAAACTTAGTCTGGATATACTTGAGGAAAGAAAGATTTTCTAACCAAAAGTATCTAAAGTTGCAGCCAAGAGTTGATGGTCCATTTCAAGTTGTTCAAAAGTTAGGTGACAATGCTTACAGATTGGATCTACCAGACGATTATGGGGTGTCACCAATATGTAATGTTGATGGCTTTGCGCCGTTTATAGAGCCATTAGACTCGAGGACGAGTCTTTTTCAACTAGGAGAGAATGATGCAAATCAAGAAGCTATATTAGCCTTTTGTTATTTAGCTCGCCATTATATGCCCACGAATAGGTATGTGGACGTGTCTTCAAGTTCAAAAACCCCAAGAATCCAAGATTCTttccttcttaaaataggatttattttatttcttttagaATAAGTATTTTCCTTTTAGTAGGATTTTAGTTTCTTTTCCTTGTAGAATATAGGGATTTTACTTTCTTTGtctttagttattttatttccttattagAATAGGAATTGTAGTCATCAAAGAAGAGACTCTAGGCCTATATAAGGGTTCTCTTACTTTGTAGAAAGAAGTCACATTTTTTAGGTTTGCCCTAGTTTACAATAGCGTGTTTTTCTCTATTTTGTCTTCTTTATCCTTGTTTTTGGTTCCAAGCAAGGTGGTGATAGTCTTATCTTGTTTTTAATTGCATGTGGTATTTTGTTATCATGTTAATTGATTACAAGTGGTGACTTTAGGTACTTTTTTAGTTCTTGATCATTCAAGAACACGTTTCTTGATCTAAATTTGTTTTTTGATATAATAGAATCGTAACTTTTATTGAACTAGTGCAACATAAATATTTACTTATTTTGAATGAGTAAATTGTCTTTCTTATAGTTCAGATTGTCATCATTCACTTAATTTTTTGAATCAGATTTCGAGTCGTAAAACTTGAGATACGTTATTTCTTGAAATCGACCCACAAACCACGTTTTCGTTTCAAGATCTTGATCCTGGTCGGTTGGTTATTTGttaactcaaagaatcacatcaCGTTTCCATGATTCGAAAGTACCATGAGGACATCTCATATATTTTTTACTTCTACACGGTCCAACTTGATAAAAATCTAACCTACGAGGAAGAGTTGGTAGCTATTATAGACCGACAGGTTCACAAGTTGATATCCAAGAATGTTACTTttgtgaaagtgcaatggagaggtcaacTGATTGATGAGGCTACATGGGAGTCCCTGTCCGATATGCGGAGTAGTTACCCCACCTTTTTACCAGTCCATGTACTTTTCTatgcatgttcgaggacgaacatttcttttagaggtggagaatgtgatgaccctataggtcgttttgagtattaaCCTTTATTTCCATCTTACAAGATATTTATTAGCTTTAGTTCATGTTTCTCGATTTGATTTCATGGTCCGTGTCATTTTTCGGAATGTTTACATAAACTTTTAAAGAAAAAGTGATTTTAGGCTTAAAATGAAACTTGAGTTGACCACGGTCAATATTCTTGATAAATGACCTCGGATCGGTATTTTAACGATTCggataggttcgtatgataattttggacttgtacgCACATTTGGTTGGGGTTTGAGGTGATCCGAGCGCATTTCGGCGcgttatgtgaaaatttgtgaaaatgagttttcaagttgaaaatcatgtgttttgaagataggttcttcctatttaatgttattttgatgaCTTGAAGTAGTGATCAAGTTTATatgatattattgcacttgtatgcatgtttggtttggaacccgaGGGGCTCGGCTGAGTTTCAGATGTGTTATGGATGAGTTTGGATGGTTTGAAGATAGCTGGTGCAATTCATTTGCTGGTGTTTAGTTGCAgatctcacatttgcgagccTCACTTTTGCGGTTAAAGGATCGCATTTGTGAGCATGGGCAGGGGGTTAggtcttcgcatttgtgaagagaATGTCGCTTTTGCAAAGTCCATTGTTCTCGCGTTTGCAATAAAGGCATCGCATTTGCAATCAATTGTAGTGTTGAGGCAGCTTCGCATTTGCTGGGCGCATTTGCTAAGCCATGCTCGCATCTGCGATGGGTGGGATGTTCGTATTTGCGAGATATCGGTCGCATTTGCAACCACTAGCTGTATGATGCACTGATCCCATATGCGGACATTGCATTTGGGAATAAATGTTCACAAATGTGATAGTTGCAGGTGGGTAAAAGAGGGGGAAGTGGGACTTAGCTTATTTTACAACATTTCTCAACTCTAAACACTCTAGAGACAATTTTTGAAGAACTTTTTCTTCCTAACTTTATTGTTTATCAACTCTAATCCATTTTCTATCGACTTCCCATTACTTTTCATTAGTTTTTAATGTCAAATCTAGGATTtctatggtagaaattagggatttgggtagaatttagaGATTTTATAAAATTGATATTTCGACCtaaaattgaggtcgaatttctaaacaaattataTAACTGTGCTCGGGAGTGAATGGGTAAATTTTTTGGCTCGGGTCtcgaattttgaccaagcgggcacCATGTTGACCTTTTCAATTTTATCAAAGATTGAACCTTTTTCAttgtgggtagtttctaaagcttttTTTTAATTGCTTGAAcgatatttggctagattttgttggtttggaggcttgttcgaaaggAAAAGTCGTGATTGATTGTTGATTAGGTTGCACAAAGAGGTAAGTATCGTGTCTAACTTTGATTTGAGGGACTTAGGACTTGTTGGTTTATTTGCTACGTGAAGTACGTGTGGGAATAACATATATGCGAGGTGATGAGTGTATATGCATAGTTATGGATTAAAGCATGTGGGTTGGGCTACTTAATTTCACGTCTTCATTTATACCACGCTATCTCTAGTTACATGTTTTAATTAGTACATGTTCTTACTTGTTATCTATGTGTCACGCCTCAAACCTGAAGAGGCGTGGCCGGCACACGGTGACATACTCGacccgagcgtaccactctgtaactgtaAACTCTGGAGGGGTAACTCTCAACTTAGGCCggtgaggccatattctgaattaTTTGAAAATAACGTCCTTCTCATCtgaggggtaaacatacccaaaagctgaTATATATAATTGTGTAGGCCGACGAAGACACCATGAATATCTACTACTATTCAAAATATgcaggactcgtctacaagcctctagataTGACTGTATCATGGTTAGGATAGGGTCTCGACCTATCCATCAACCTGTGTAtgaaaatggactccaaggtctaaaCCTGGTAACTCCGGGGAAGTGGAACTTACCAACCAAGATGATGTTTGGCTCTGTCTACTGGGAAGGTCTATCCAGCTATCCATCAGGACCTGCAAGCATGAAATGTAGCGTCCCCAGCAAAAGGGGCGTTAGTAGGAAATAATGTACAGAGTATATAAGGCAACAatataactgaaagctgaaactgaactgataatataataactgaaagtaactaggagtcaaagataatatgaAGATGTGCTTAtctactgatactgactcaactctctcaatatagtaagtcaAATAGTTGTCCGACACTATAAGGCTCGGTATctgtaactgctctgccgtagcaGGCTCGCTCATAAGTGTTCAGCTATACTAGGCTCTATATAGCGACCATCCTGGGCTCCCTCATAGGAGCTCGACCATAGTAGGCccagtatataacttaccatctgatttgAGGTTGCCCAACAGGGGcctgcccaccgattatagctcggTGGTGGTGAAAATAttataatactatatatatatatatgtataaactTCTACACTCTCTTGACTAAAAGAAGACAATACTTAACTAAATAGAAAGTCCCAATAAGCGAGAatgttgtaacttatgagactaggataatgtgaATAAATTCAGAAatacgaacttctctttatgtctcgttatcaaacacatgtcgTTATGGTATCATGCCAAAATGatggaaaggtttagccttaacataccttatcacaatctgtCCAATAACCACGTTAAACTTGTCTCTttgcaccttaatctacaacaatgatAAAAATACTATGGTCAAGTTATGGAAGGTTCAACTATCGCACGACGAAGGACAAacttattttataataaaacgggcagcatctcccctataatcttCATTTCCTCCCAATTCGAcataacatcaacaacaacaagaaaacaataataacaacatgtATACATCATTTCCCAACCTTATATccatcacaaaatatcacaaaatagcCCATACACCCGAATTAGTTCATACGCAATACGGCAACCctagtagtgtcaaacaacccaAAAATGCAAAGACGAACGACCAACTAACCACCCTgacattatgtggtgtttctctaCACCGTTTATCCTCCCAAACTccataaaaataatagaaaaagagACAACGCAACAGCAACATGAAACATTCCACAAAACAGTCCCGCAAGTTCAACAACTCAAAATTGATTTTTCAGTTTACtaaaacacgtttcgacttgtcttttctttcaaattgagaaacacaACCAACAATACATAATTAAGCCTCTTATCTTATAAACCATACATGAATTCAAATTgaaaataagtttacaaccagccaacAGTTACGCAACAACAAACAAGATACCACTCTTtcgaaactcgctaggtctaGTCTTTACAATCGGGTAACAACTCATACAAGCCTAGATAATGGAATGAGATTCATAAATTTACCTTGGACTGAGTAGAACCCATGAAACATAGCCCTTCTTCATCCAAAATCAGTCCCCCAACGtagctacaagaaggagaaagagaaactaacAAGCTATCCGGTCTTTTCGACACTAAAATTATATCGTAAAACCCGAAAtaacctagggtttgtgtgggatttttggggaggagttgcagaggttcaattttttttcttggtATGAAAGATGggtgaaagaaatgagttgataaacccttaaaagtcccctcttggccgaatttggagcttttaattgaggcctctccttttggcaagtaggtgatgcacctacttgtcacctactaatctgcgcggtctcgcaaaaatgcgaatatctctctactccaatgttgTATCAATGAACGGTTTAATCTATTAGAAACTACACTCGTAAATCTTCAATTTGGTAGATGGATTATTGCGTAATTCAAAGAACATTGGGAGAAATGCttagctacatttgacctaattttcagcatatttgtgaatgtaacgagtgcaacacaacccaaacctatctgaaactcacccgagcccctcaggaCCCCGTCCGAACTTACCGACAAGTCCTATAACATAACATAGGCTTAATCAAGCCCTCAAACCACGcataacaatatcaaaaccacgaatcgcacctcaaatcgaaATTAATGaactttaactctttcaactttcAAAACCCGTGCCGAAccttatcaaatcaactcgaaatgaactcaaattttgcacacatttcccaaatgacataacaaagctattccaATCCCCAAAACCACAATTTgaacccgatatcatcaaagtcaactctcggtcaaacttatgaacttttaaAACCTTCAAAGTCCCAACTTTTGCCAATTAGcaccgaaaccttctagaaatatccaaacaCAAATCTGGGCACATGCCCCAGTCCAAAATAACCATCAGGACCTAATGGAACCATCGaaactccaatccgaggtcaaatactaaaactCAAACttgtcaactcttccaactttaagcttaaatcatgaaattcattctttcaaatcaatttcgaataacctgaaaaccaaaactaaagattcacataagtcataatacatcatacagagctactcatgcccccaaactaccgagcgaagtgcaaatgctcaaaatgaccggtcgggtcattataatacccctgcctccagacgaggcaccactaaaaccTCTAAAATGATAAGGCCTCTTATCGAATACCGCCCCTCTCTCTTGACCCAAACCATCTCGATATGTCTAGAAATTTCTACGGGCCTCTGAAAAGATATATCATCTCTGATCTCCTTGGACATTTGCAGCCTAATACTAAAAGTAAGTCCATCTATGAACCTCCTCGCTCTCTCCCTCTTAGTAGGGAGTAAAATAACTACATGGCGAGATAGGTCCACAAATTGGGTCTCATACTAGTTAACAATCATGCTACCCTGCTGAAAGTGCTCAATCTGCCTGATATACTCCTCTCTCAAAGTGAAAGGAATAAACTTCTCCTGAAATAGCtgcaaaaactgatcccaggtaAGTGAAGGTGAACCAGCTGGTCTGGTCAACACATAATCTCCCCACCATCTCTTAGTAGAACCGGTCACTTGGAATACtgcaaagtcaaccccattggtctcaacaatacccatgttgtACAATACCTCGTAGCAATGGTCCAAGTAAtcatgtgggtcctcagaaggtgcaccACTAAAATGAATAAGGAAAAGCTTTatgaacttgtccaatctcatCAATCCCTCAGTAGACATCGCGGGCCTCTCTCCGGTCTGTGCAGCAATAATCGACTAAACTACCCAACTGATTGGACTGCTGGAGTCTAGTATatgggagccatctgctctgtagtgtgagtagcaggagtttgtGCTTCTTCCCCATCCTAAGAGACGGTTGGTACCACCGAAAATGCACTGGTCTGGGACACACTTTCCATAAGGCACACTAAACGGACTAGAGCATCTTGAAGCACCAGAGTTGCTATGaatccctctgggacctgagcagGTCCGACTAGTGCAGTCTGAGCTAGGATTTCCTCTTCATGATTAATCTAAGGCTCCATTGTGGGTGTTGTTGCTCGAGCTCAAGAT encodes the following:
- the LOC138870813 gene encoding uncharacterized protein — translated: MYCDEPRIGLGAMLMLDGRVIAYASWQLKIHEKNYGIYTALSIRNSSCIEDLEALSIRHSMKANVVANALSRKAESTSSLTNLPVVERPLAIDVQALANQFVRLDVLELIWVLAFVVARSSLLDCIKAHQFDDPHVLVLKDTVQRGSAKEVMIDHDGVIRLQIQICVPNVDELRELILKETYGSHYSIHQVYRRCTMT